The genomic region CACCGGCGGATGTTGCCGGTCACCGTGCTGCTCGGTGCGTTGTTCCTGCTGTGGGCAGACGTGGCGGCCAGGGTGGTGGTCGCTCCGGCCGAGCTGCCGATCGGCATCCTGACCGCGTTCCTCGGCGTGCCGTTCTTCCTGCTCGTCATGAGGGCTCGCGGCTTGGCCACCCAGGAGAACGCATGAGACTCGACCTCGACTCCGTCCGTGTCGCGCTGGGCGGGCGTCCGATCCTCGACCGGGTCAGCCTGACGGTCCACTCCGGACAGTTCGTGGCGCTGGTGGGGCCCAACGGCAGCGGCAAGTCCACGTTGCTGCGCACCGTCTACCGGGCGCGGCGACCCGACTCCGGCACCGTCCGCCTCGACGGACGCGACCTGTGGTCGGTGCCCGCTGCGGAGACAGCACGCCACGTCGGCGTGCTCATGCAGGAACAGCACACCGGTTTCGAGTTCACCGTCGCGGAGACCGTCGCACTGGGACGGACACCTCACCTCGGCCTGTTCGACCGGCTCACCGGCACCGACCAGGCGGCGATCGACGACGCGCTCGTCCGCACCGGGCTGACCGCGTTCACCGGCCGCCGGGTCGGCGACCTGTCCGGCGGTGAACGCCAGCGGGTGCTGCTGGCCCGCGCCCTCGCCCAGCAGCCGCGGGTGCTGGTGCTCGACGAGCCCACCAACCACCTCGATCCACGCCACCAGCTCGACCTGCTCGAGCTGGTCCGCGACCTGGGCGTCACGGTGGTGGCCGCGCTGCACAGCCTCGACCTCGCGGCGACGTACGCCGACACCACCGCCGTGCTGCAGAACGGCCGGCTGGTCGCGCACGGCCGACCCGCGGACGTCCTCACCGCGGAGAGGATCGGCGAGGTGTTCGAAGTGGACGCCACGGTGCATGACGACGGCGGGGGAACGAGGTTCGTGCTGCGGCCGCGGTGCGTCTGCCCGGACGAGCGGTGCCACTGGAGCTGCCGCACCCGCCGGGCCGGGGTGGGCGCTGATGCGCCCGTGTCGTGACCATCTCCCGGACCCGCGCCGGGCACGGGGCCCGGCGCGGGTGTCGCGGCGGTGGACAGCGGCGCAGTGGGGAGACCACGCCGCCGTGGTGCCTCAGGCGACGGTCACGGCGCCGGTCGTGCCGAGAGCGGTGGACGGGAGGATCGACCGGACACACCCCAGTGGTCGGTCCGAATGGCCGGTGAGTTCCCCGGTGTTCCACCGTTACGATTCAGTTTCGTGAGCTGCGCAGATGACGAGGTGACCCGCTGGGCGCTGCAGGCCCGCGGAGGTGACCGCGACGCCCTGGAGCGGTTCGTGCGGGCGACCCAGCGCGACGTGTGGCGGTTCGTCGCCCACCTCGCGGACTGCGCGGTCGCGGACGATCTGGCGCAGGAGACGTTCCTGCGGGCGTTGTCGAGCCTGCGGCACTTCGAGGCGAGGTCGTCGGCGACGACGTGGCTGCTCTCGATCGCCCGGCGGGTCGTGGTCGACCAGGTGCGGATGGCGCGGTCGAGGCCTCGGGTGTCCGCGGACGTCGACTGGGTGCAGGCGGCTGATCGCGCGCAGGGCACGTCGTCGGGCTTCACCGCGGTCGTCGAGCTCAACGTGCTGCTCGACGCGCTGACGGAGGACCGGCGGGAGGCGCTGGTGCTCACCCAGGTCCTCGGCCTGGGGTACGCCGAGGCCGCGGAGGTCGCCGGGTGCCCGGTGGGGACGATCCGCTCGCGTGTCGCGCGGGCGCGCGAAGACCTGGTCAGGGCGGCCGGGCACGGAGTCGGCGAAGTCGGCTGACATTGCCGGGAACTACCCCGGCCGGGTGAACGACCTGTGGCACGTGACCGCGTTGTCCCTGCTGCTCAAGGGAGTGCACTGCCGCTATGGCAGGCATCCCGCCGTTCATTCCGTCGACCTCGACGTGCCCGCGGGTGCGCGGGTCGCCCTGATCGGCACGAACGGCTCCGGCAAGTCGACACTCCTGCGTGCGGTGCTGGGGTTCCAGCCCGTCGCCGGGGGAGTGGTCGAGGTCGGTGGCGAGCGGGCGGCGACGTCGGCGCAGTGGCGCAGGCGGCGCACCGAGGTGGCGTGGATTCCGCAGCTGCGGTCGACCGGCCGGTTCCCGCTGCTGCTCGGGGAGCTGCTGGACAGCAGCGGTGACGGCGGGGCGGCGGGAGGCCGCCGCGGCTCGGACTGGCGGGCTGGAGTCCCGGTGTGCACACGCTGTCGGGCGGGCAGGCGCAACGGGCGTGGCTCGCGCGTGCGGTCGGTGCCGTCGCCGCGGGTGCCGGGATGGTGCTGGCCGACGAACCCACGGCGGCACTGGACTTCGCCGGGCAGGAGGAAGCGGCGGCGGTGCTCACCGAGCTGCCGGTGACGCTGCTGGTGGCCACGCACGACCGCGCGGTCGCCGACGCGTGTGACCGGGTCGTGGAGATGGCCGCCGGACGTCTGCGGGACGTCGCGTGATCGCCGACCTGCTCGCGCTGGTCCCGGTGCAGCGCGCGGGTCTCGGCCTGCTGCTCGGCGCGGTCGCGTTGCCGCCGGTCGGGGTGCTCATCGTCGGGCTCGACATCTACCCGGTCCGGTTCGCGATCATGCACGTGGCGTTGCTCGGCAGCGCGATCGGCCTGCTCACCGGCACGGACCCGTTGCTGTGGGCGCTTTTGCTGTGCGCGCTGGCGGGTGGCGGGCTCGCGCCGTTCGCGACGACCTCGGCCGGCCTGTCCGGTGCGATGGGCTTGCTGATGAGCCTCGCGATTGCCGTGGCGCTGCTGGTGCTGTCGATCTCCGGCGTGAACGCCAACGGCGCGTTCGAGCTGCTGTGGGGTTCCATCCTGTCCACCCGGCCGGTCGACCTCGTGGTGCTCGGGGTGCTGGCGGTGGCTATTCCGGCGCTGTTCTGGTGGCGGCGCAGGGATCTGTCGTTGCTGTTGCACGACCGGGAGCTCGCTGCCTGCTCCGGCGTGCGCACCGGCCCGTTGACGACGGCCTTGCTCGTGGTGATCGCGGTGTCGATCGCCGGAGCCGTCAAGCTGACCGGCGCGTTGCTCGTGGACGCGCTGACGTTGTTGCCCGCGCTGGCCGCGCGGCGCATCGGACGCGGGCTGACCGGGATGGTCGTCGCGTCCATCGGCATCGGGCTCGTGGTGGCCGTCGCCGGCCTGTTGCTCGCACTCGTGCTGGACCAGCCCCCTGGTCCGGTGCTCGTCCTGCTGGCGGGCGTGATCGCCCTGCTCGCCCAGCTGCTACCGATGAGGAGAACCTGACCAGTGAAGATCAAGCTCGTCGTGCTCGGCGCGGTGTTCGCGCTGACCGCCTGCGGTGGCGGTGCGCAGCCCGCGGCGCCGAACGGGTCCTCGGACGCCCCGGCGGGCAAGAAGGTCGTCGCGGCCACGGCGTGGGAGGCCGCGCTGGCGAAGGCCGCGGGCGCGACCGACGTGAAGGTCGTCGTGCCGGCGACCGTGGCGCACGCGGCCGACTACGACCCCAAGCCGTCCGACCTCGCCGCCGTGGCCGGGGCGGATCTCGTGCTGTACGCGGAGTTCGAGGGGTTCGCGCCCAGGCTGAAGGAGGCCGCGGGCGGGTCGGCGAAGGTCGAGGTGGTCAAGCTCGAGAACGCGCCGGAGGTGGTGCGCGCCGAGGTGCTGCGCCTGGGAGGCCTGCTCGGCACGACGCCGGCAGCACAGGAGTGGTTGAAGAAGTTCGACACCACGCTGGCGGACGTCAAAGCTCAGGTGAGCGGTGCGTTCGCCGGTGGCAAGGCACCGAAGGTGGTCAGCCAGGCGTTCGTGGCCTACATGGCCGCGATCACCGGTGCCGAGGTCGTCGGCACGTTCGGCCCGCAGCCGGTCACTCCGGGGCAGCTGGCCGAGCTGTCGGGCAAGCAGCCGGATCTCGTGTTCGACAACGTGCACATGTCGACCGGCACCGTGCTGCCCGGCTCGTCCGCGAAGCAGGTCAAGATCATCAACTACCCCGGTGCGGACCTGGACCTCCTCGGCGTCTTTAAGACCAACGCCGAGGAGATCACCAAGGCCCTCAAGGCCTGACCAGCTCCTGCACGGCGCGGCGGTCGACCTTGCCCGCCGCGCCGAGCGGGAGCGCGTCGACCACGACCAGGCGCTCGGGGAACTTGCGCGGTTCCAGGCCCTGCTCCGCCAGGTGCGCGGTGAGGTCCTGCAGCGTCGGTGCCGGTTCCGCCACGACGCAGGCGCACAGTCGTTCGCCCAAGACCTCGTCCGGCACCGGAACGCACACCACGTCACGCACCGCGGGGTGGGTGGCGAGCAGGGCTTCGACCTCGGCGGGGCTGATGTTCACGCCGCCGCGGATGATCACGTCCTTGCGGCGGCCCACGACGTGCAGGTAGCCGCCCGCGTCGATGCGGCCCAGGTCGCCGGTGCGCACCCAGCCGTCCGGCGTGCGGTAGCGCTCGTTGAGCTCGGGTGCGCCGACGTAGCACATCGGGGACATCGGGCCGAGCGACACGATCTCGCCGACCTGACTGGGCGGGACGTCCCGCAGCGAGTCGTCGACGATCCGCAGCCGCGCCACGAACGGGTTGGGCCGCCCCGCGGTGTCCGCGTGACTGGGCGGGTCGTCCAGGGCGGTGTGGCAGTTGACGCCGTCCGCCGAGCCGTAGACGTTGACCACCGTGCAGCCGAGCGTGTCGCGGACCCGTGCGGCGGTCGTGGCGTCGAGGGCGGCACCGCCCAGTGCGACCACTCGCAGGCTTGCCGTGTCGAACCGGTCGAGCTCCGGGCTGTCGATGATCATCCGCAGCATCGTGGGCACCGCCAGCACGTGCGTCGGGCGAGCGCGTTCGATCATCGACAGCGCTGCGGTGACGTCGAACTTGGGCAACAGCACGAGAGTTCCGCCATGCACCGCGAGCGTGACCGACGTGCCGTTGCTGCCGTAGGAGGACGCGAGCGGGACCATGACGAAGTTGCGCAGTTCCGGGTTGCCGCCCATCAGTTCGCCGATGAACCGGCCACGGCCGCCGATCAGCGCGTTGTGGGAGTACAGCACCATCTTCGGCGCCGCCTCGGAACCGGAGGTGACCAGGATCCGCGCGGGACCGTCGGGGTCGGGGCAGGCGGGGGAGAAGCGGGCCGCGTCGGCGGCCAGCAACGCCGTCACCGGAACGCATCCCGCGGGAACCGGGCCGTGACCCGCCGCGATGACGGTCCGCAGCTCGGGCAGTTCGCCCGCCAGCGCGCGGGTGCGCTGGGCACAGGGGTAGTCGCCGTAGAAGGTCGTGGTCACCACCGCGACCGCCCCGGAACGGCTGAGCAGGCTGGCCGCCTCCTGGTCGCCTCGCCCCACCGGGTACGGCAGCGAAATCGCGCCCAGCGCGGCGATCGCGAGGTCGAACGCACACGCCAGCCTGCCGTTGGGCAGCTGGATGCCGACGACGTCGCCCTGCTCCACGCCCATGCCCGCCAGGCCCACCGCGAGCGAACGGGCCATCAGGTCGAGCTCGGCGTAGCTCAGCTCCCCGTCCGCGTCGACGATCGCGGTGCGGTCCGGTCCGGCGAGGACGTGCTCTCTGAACAGCGAGTGGAGGTCGCGGTCGCGGTAGAGGCCTTCGGCGGCCCAGCCGCGCCGGAGCTCGTAGGGCACCAGGTCGGCCAGGTGCTTCACGACGGGGGCTGCGGCGAGCGTCACTGGAACCTCCACGGGGAGACGAGTGCGGGACAGCCGCGGTCGTCGCGGCCCACAACGGCGGCGAAGCGGGGATCACCCGGCAACGCCGCGAGATCGGTGACCACGTCGACACCCTCGACGCGGCCGTCGACGGGAACGCGGAAACCCGGGGCGGGGCGGCCGTTCGTGCCGGCGAGCAACGCGCTCGCGGCCCCGAGCAGGCTGCTCTCGACGGCGACGCCACGGCCGGTGAGCCGCCGGGTGAGCACACCGGCGAGCACCGCCTCGGCGCCGATCAGACCGCCGAGCACGTCCACCAGGGTCATCAGCGACGGCGCGGGGTCCTCATCGGACGGACGGACGAGCTCGGCCAGGCCGGTGCGCGCCTGGACCATGAAGTCGGTGCCCAGCGGGACGTCCGGCAGTTCACCGCCGCCCCAGCCGGACGTGTAGGCGTAGACGATGCCGTCCGGGAGGTCAGGCGCCGCCAGCCGCCACCTCTCGGCGTTGCCGGGCGCCCAGTTGTGCAGGAACACGTCCGCGTCCGCGAGCCGGTCGCGCAGCCGTTGCCGGTCGGCCGGGTCCTTCAGGTCGATCTCGACGGCGCCCTTGCCGCGGTTGAGCGCCAGCCAGCGGGCCGAGGTGTCCTGGCACATCGGGGGCATGCCGCGCAGGGGATCGCCGCCGGGTGGCTCGACGCGGATCACGGTGGCACCCAACAGCCCCAGCAGGTGCGCGGCCAGCGGTGCCTGGATCCGCCGGCCTGCCTCGAACACCACGAGGTCCGTGCCGTTCGTGCGGGTGGCCGGGCCTGCTGTGGGGCGGATGCGCCACGGGGTGGCGATCGGTTCGACCGGGGCGTGCAGAGCGCAGACGCTCGCACCACTGACGGCGGCGACTTCGGTGATGTACCGGAACGTGGCGGCGCGGGTCGCGGTGTGGAGTGCTTCGGGGATCGGGGCGGTCGCCGTCGCATACCGGAACTGGTAAGGCTTCCAGCCGCCGCGGACCGCCGCGCCGTCGGTGCCGAGCCCGTTCCAGAACGCCGCCCAGACCTCGGGCACCAGCGCCTCGACCTCGAACCGCACGCCGTCGGCGCTGACGAACGGCGGACCGCCGGGCCGCAGTCGACGGCCTCCGCCTCGTCCGCTCCCGCGGCCGCCAGGTACTGCGAGATCGTCAGCAGGGCCGCCTCGGCAACGCTGGTCCGGACGCGGGGTTCGCCGCGCAGGACCGCCGCCAGCAGCCCGGTCATCCCGAGCACACCCGCCGCCGTGCCGCAGAGGTCGACGCCGATGCCACGCGGTGAGCCGGAACGCCTGCCGTGCACGTGCATCACGCCGCACGCGGCCTGGACGGTCGACTCGTCGTGCAGGCCGGGGACGGTCACCGGCCCGGCCCAGTCGACGATCACCTCGTGCCGGTCACCGCCGCGCAGCGTGACCACCGCCTCGGCCGCGTTGTGCGCGGTTCCGCCGTGGACCTCGGCTCCCAAGGCGCGCAGATGAGCGCGCATCAGGCGTGCCGCCGCGCTCGTGCCCGAGACCGACGCGGTAGCGCCCTCCAGAGCCGAGGCTTGCACTGCTGTGGCTTCCGTCATGACCTAAGGGTCGGACGCAGAGCCATTCGGGTTCCCACGATGGTGTGATGTGTGCGTGACAGGTGACAGCAGGTTGCGGCAGTTCGTCGACGAGGTCGTCATCCCCGCCGAATCCGAGCTGGACGCGGGCGGAGGCCTCGACCTGCGCGAGCTCGCGCGGGATGCCGGGCTGTGGGCCCGGCCGCTCCCCGCTGAGCTGGGCGGGGGAGGCCAGTGCCTGGCCGGCTACTTCGCGGTGGCCGAGGACGAGGGTCGCAGCGACCACGGCCCGGACGTGGTCGGCTCGTCGAGCCTGCTGACCGTGCGGATGCTCACCGCGCACGCACAGCCGGAGCTCCGGGACGCCGTGCTGACCGATCTGGTGGCCGGTCGGGTGCACGTGGGCTACGCGATGACCGAGCCCGGCGTCGCGGGCTCCGACCCGTCGGGGCTGCGGACCACGGCCGAACGCGGCGCCGACGGCTGGTGGACTGTGAGCGGGCGCAAGTGGTTCACCAGCGGCGCTGCCCGCGCGGACCTGGTGCTGGTCGTCGCACGCACCGGTGATGCCTTCTCGGTCATCGCTGTGCCGGCAAGGGGGATCCGGGTCGAACGGGAGCTTGACGTGCTGGGCACCGGAGGGCAGCACGAGATCTCCTTCGACGCGGTCCGGGTGCCGCCGACGCACCTCGTGGGCGAACCGGGCCAGGGCCTGCGGCTGGCGGGCGAACGTCTCGCGCTGGGGCGGACCCTGCGGGCGTTGCGCTGGACCGGGCAGGCGCAGCGATGCCTCGACCTGCTCGCGGACCGGGCGGTGTCGCGGGTGCTGGGCGACGGGGTGCTGGCCGACCGCCAACTGGTGCAGCGGCTCGCTTTCGAGTCGGAGCTGGAGGTGCGCTCGGCGCGACTGCTGACCCGTGAGGCCGCCGCGCTGGTCGCTGCCGGCGAACGAGCCCCGGTGGAGGTGAGCTTGGCGAAGGTCGCTGCCGCACGGGCGTTGAACACCGCCGTCGACGCCGCGATCCAGGTCTACGGCGCGGAAGGGCTCACCGCGGCAACGGGTCTGCCTCGGCTGCTGCGTGTCGCACGGACCGCCCGCATCCTCGACGGCGCGGACGAGCTGCACGTCACGACGACCGGGCGGAGGCTGCTCACCAGGCGTCAGGTGGCACCAGGCCGGTGACGACGGCGGCACCGAGGAAGGTGAAGAAGTCGCCCCACACCACCTTCAGCCCGGTCATGCCGTCGTACTCCGCGCCTTCCGGCAAGCTGCGGAGCAGCCGTTCGCCCTCGTCGCGCCGACCCGCCTTCAAGAACGCGACGGAGGCGATCGCCACCGCAGAGCTGTCCTCTGTGGACAGGCTGAAGTTCCTGCCGGGCTCGAGCATCAGCCAGGCCTGGCCCCGCGGCCAGTCCGGGTCGAGGCTCCGGTGCGCGTCCCGGTGCCGGCGGGCGATGTCGTGGTGGCCGTGGGCTTCGAGCAGGGGCACGACCCCGGCAGCTCCATCCGCGCGCACGGGAGGACCGTCGGCGGCGAGCGCGGTGCCCCACGGGATCGCGCCGAGCTCCTGGTCGAAGTCGCCGGCGAGGCTGTCCGCCACCTTCGCCGTGCTGGGGCGCGGTGCGACGAGGCCCAGCCGTTCCGCGCCGCTGCCGTACCAGAAGATCATGCCCCGCAGGACGGTGTCCGCGTCCGCCCACACGTCGAGCCGGTCCCGCACCGGTCCGACGCCCCCGGCTCCGGTGGCGAGCTCGCGCAGGGTGAGCAGTCCGGCCCAGAACCCGCCCGTCCACGACCCGCGAGCGGAGGTCTTCCACCGTCCGTCGTGGAGGTAGAGCGGAAACCGTTCTCCCACCGCGGCTTCGGTCTCGTCGACCTGCTCGCACATCCGGTGCACCAGGTCGTGCGCCCAGTCGCTCACACCGTCACCGCCGTGCGCCGCGTGACCAGGAACGCGATCCCGGCCGCCACGGCGAACGCCGCCCCGACGGTGACCCACAGCCAGGTGTAGCCGGCCCGGCTCACGACCAGCCCGGTCACCGGCGGCCCCACGGCGAACCCGCAGAAGAACCCGGCCGACGCCACGGCCGCCGCGCGTCCGGCGAGCTTCTGCGGCACGGCCCGCATCACCGCGACCATCGACACGGCGTTGCCCGCCACCGCGAACACCCCGATCCCCGCCGCGCCGAACCACACCAGCCAGTGCGCCACGTCCGCGAAGGCAACCACCGCGACCGAGACGACGGAACCCAGTCCCAGCAACGGCAGCACCGCCGCGGGATCGTCCGCCTTGCCCGCCGCCCCGCTCCACCACACCCGGCCCGCGATGCCGACCAGCCCCATCAGCGCGATCAGCCAGGCCGCGACCGGTGCGGGCAACTCCAGCCGGTGCACGCCGTACAGGGCGAAGAACGTGTTCACCGACGCCAGCCCGAACCCCAGCGCGAGCGAGAACGCCGCCAGCGCCCGTACCCGGTCACCGACGCCGTCACCCGATCCGCTCTTCGCCGGCGGCGTGGGCACCGCGAGCCGTGCGGTGGCCGCAGCGCCGGCCAGGCACAACAGCGCCAGCACTCCGACACCCCAGCGCCAGTCCACCACCGCCGCGGCGGAGGCGAGCGGCACACCCGCCACGAACGCGCCGAGCTGCACACCGGACTGCTTCCAGCCGGTCACCGACCCGCGGTGCTCCGGCGCCACAGCCGCCAGGACCACCTTGTTCGTCGCCGGGTTCGCCAGCGCCTGCGGGACACCGCCCAGCGCCACCCCCACCGCGATCCACCAGGCCGACCCGGCGACGGCCAGCACCGTCAACGCCACCGCGCTCACCACGAACAACCCGACCAGGCTGCGTTGCGGCCCCACCCGGTCGACCAGCGACCCCGCGGGCAACGACAGCAGCGCCGCCACCGCGAACCCGGCCGCCACCAGGGCGCCGAGCTGCCACTCGGTCACCCCGAGCTCGGTGACCAGCACCGGTCCGAGCGCTCCCAGCACGAACAGCTGCAGCATCGACACGGCCATCGCGGCCGTGGACACCGCGGTCACGACGGTCCTCACCCTCCACAGGTCGGATGGCGGGGCGGAGGAGTTCCGGCGAGCCGCGATCAGACCAGGCTGACCCAGTAGTCCCAGAACTCCGCCAGCACCAACGCCACGATCACCGCGTACCACAGCGTGAGCACCGTGCTGTGAAAACGGCGCACCGGCTCCAACCGCGGCCAGGTGTCGAGCGTCGTGTACCAGAACAGCGGGATCGTCACGATCCACACGACCAGGCAGTACGGGCACAGCGCGTGGATGTCGTAGAGGCTCGCGGCGATCAGCCAGTGCATGAACACCACGGCCAGCCCGGTGCCGGCGTTCAGGGCGATCCGGTACCAACGCGGGGGCTCGAACCCCGCCAGGACGGCGACCCCGGTCGTCACCACGACCGCGAACCCGGCGATGCCGAGCAGCGGGTTGGGGAAGCCGAACACGGCCGCCTGCGGGCTGTCCATCACCGACCCGCAGGACACCACGGGGTTGAGCGAGCAGGTCGGCACGTACGACGGGTCACGCAGCACGGCGATCTTCTCCAGGGTGAGCGCGGCGGCGCCGGTCAAACCGAGTCCACCGCCCACCACGTACAGCCACGCCAGGGCCCGGTTCATCGGGCCAGCGCCTCGTCGATCTTCGCGCGCAGCTCCGTGTCGATGTCGGCGAAGGACTGGCCGGACGGCTCGAACTTCTCCCCGTTGAGGAAGAACGCCGGGGTGCTCCGCACGTCGAGCTTGCGGCCGTCGGCCAGGTCCCGGTCGATGACGGCCTGGACGTCGGCGGACGCCATGTCGGAGCGGAACTTCGCCGTGTCCAGCCCGGCGGTGGCGGCGAACTCCTCGAACAGCGTGACCGCACGGGCGCGGTCGGAGCTGATGCTCTGCCCGTCGACCGCCCAGCGGTCGAAGTTGTCGTACAGCGCGTGGTACATCTCGGCGTACTTGCCCTGCTTCGCCGCCGCTTCCGCGGCCTGCGCGGCGGGAACGGCGAGCGGGTGCATCTCCAGCGGCAGGTTCCGCGTGACGATGGTGATGCGGCCCTGGTAGTCCTGCTCCAGCTTCTTGGTCACGCCGTTGTAGTGGGCGGAGCAGGCCGGGCACTGGAAGTCGAGGAACTCGACCAGGGTGACCTTGTCACCGTCGACTTTGGACAGCGTGTGCGCGCCCGCCGGAACCAGCGCGGCGGAAGAGTCGTTCTCCGCGCCGCGCTGGGACAGCAGGATGCCGCCGAACACGGCCACCGCGAGCACCGCGATGGCGGCGGTCAGCACCACGTTGAGCGACACGCCCTTGCGGGAGGTCACCGGGTTCGGCTTCTTCTTGGTCTTCGTGCGGGACATCGCGTTGGGCCTCTGGTTCTCCGGGAGTTCCTTGCTGCTCAGGTAGTCGGAGGAGAACCCGCGTAGTTCCCGCGTCATCGGGTGGAATTCCTCCGCCCACGATGACGGTCGCTCCCTGTGCGGCGAGGTCGGCCTTCGTCCGGTGGTGGGTGGTCGCGTTGCGCCCGCGCACGCCGGGCGAGGTCGGATCGGTGTAGCGGCCACCGCCGGGCACCTCCCCGGTTCGGTGCCGGTCTACAGGTCGGTCCTGGCGCCGCCCGGGTTCCCGCGCAACCGCAGGCTGTTCGCCACGACCAGCACCGAGGACAACGACATCGCGGCACCGGCGATGAGCGGGTTGAGCAGACCGAGAGCGGCCAACGGGATCGCGGCGGCGTTGTAGGCGAACGCCCACACCAGGTTGCCGCGGATCGTCGCGAGCGTCCGGTGGGACAACGTGATCGCGTCGGCGACCACGGCGAGGTCCTCGCGCACGAGCACGATGTCGGCGGCGTGCGCGGCGATCTCGCTGCCCCGTGCCATCGCCATGCCGAGGTCCGCCGCGGCGAGCGCGGGACCGTCGTTGATGCCGTCGCCGACCATCGCGACCCGGTGCCCGTCGCGGCGCAACCGCTCGATCGTCGCGACCTTGTCCGCCGGACGCACGCCGGCGATCACGTCGGTGATCCCGATGTCGTCGGCGACCGCGCGGGCGGCGTCCTCGTGGTCGCCGGTGAGCAGAACGGTGCGCAATCCGAGGGCGTGCAGGCGGTCGACGGCGGGAC from Lentzea guizhouensis harbors:
- a CDS encoding ABC transporter ATP-binding protein; this encodes MRLDLDSVRVALGGRPILDRVSLTVHSGQFVALVGPNGSGKSTLLRTVYRARRPDSGTVRLDGRDLWSVPAAETARHVGVLMQEQHTGFEFTVAETVALGRTPHLGLFDRLTGTDQAAIDDALVRTGLTAFTGRRVGDLSGGERQRVLLARALAQQPRVLVLDEPTNHLDPRHQLDLLELVRDLGVTVVAALHSLDLAATYADTTAVLQNGRLVAHGRPADVLTAERIGEVFEVDATVHDDGGGTRFVLRPRCVCPDERCHWSCRTRRAGVGADAPVS
- a CDS encoding sigma-70 family RNA polymerase sigma factor; protein product: MAGEFPGVPPLRFSFVSCADDEVTRWALQARGGDRDALERFVRATQRDVWRFVAHLADCAVADDLAQETFLRALSSLRHFEARSSATTWLLSIARRVVVDQVRMARSRPRVSADVDWVQAADRAQGTSSGFTAVVELNVLLDALTEDRREALVLTQVLGLGYAEAAEVAGCPVGTIRSRVARAREDLVRAAGHGVGEVG
- a CDS encoding ATP-binding cassette domain-containing protein, whose amino-acid sequence is MNDLWHVTALSLLLKGVHCRYGRHPAVHSVDLDVPAGARVALIGTNGSGKSTLLRAVLGFQPVAGGVVEVGGERAATSAQWRRRRTEVAWIPQLRSTGRFPLLLGELLDSSGDGGAAGGRRGSDWRAGVPVCTRCRAGRRNGRGSRVRSVPSPRVPGWCWPTNPRRHWTSPGRRKRRRCSPSCR
- a CDS encoding metal ABC transporter permease, translating into MIADLLALVPVQRAGLGLLLGAVALPPVGVLIVGLDIYPVRFAIMHVALLGSAIGLLTGTDPLLWALLLCALAGGGLAPFATTSAGLSGAMGLLMSLAIAVALLVLSISGVNANGAFELLWGSILSTRPVDLVVLGVLAVAIPALFWWRRRDLSLLLHDRELAACSGVRTGPLTTALLVVIAVSIAGAVKLTGALLVDALTLLPALAARRIGRGLTGMVVASIGIGLVVAVAGLLLALVLDQPPGPVLVLLAGVIALLAQLLPMRRT
- a CDS encoding metal ABC transporter solute-binding protein, Zn/Mn family, with translation MKIKLVVLGAVFALTACGGGAQPAAPNGSSDAPAGKKVVAATAWEAALAKAAGATDVKVVVPATVAHAADYDPKPSDLAAVAGADLVLYAEFEGFAPRLKEAAGGSAKVEVVKLENAPEVVRAEVLRLGGLLGTTPAAQEWLKKFDTTLADVKAQVSGAFAGGKAPKVVSQAFVAYMAAITGAEVVGTFGPQPVTPGQLAELSGKQPDLVFDNVHMSTGTVLPGSSAKQVKIINYPGADLDLLGVFKTNAEEITKALKA
- a CDS encoding AMP-binding protein: MTLAAAPVVKHLADLVPYELRRGWAAEGLYRDRDLHSLFREHVLAGPDRTAIVDADGELSYAELDLMARSLAVGLAGMGVEQGDVVGIQLPNGRLACAFDLAIAALGAISLPYPVGRGDQEAASLLSRSGAVAVVTTTFYGDYPCAQRTRALAGELPELRTVIAAGHGPVPAGCVPVTALLAADAARFSPACPDPDGPARILVTSGSEAAPKMVLYSHNALIGGRGRFIGELMGGNPELRNFVMVPLASSYGSNGTSVTLAVHGGTLVLLPKFDVTAALSMIERARPTHVLAVPTMLRMIIDSPELDRFDTASLRVVALGGAALDATTAARVRDTLGCTVVNVYGSADGVNCHTALDDPPSHADTAGRPNPFVARLRIVDDSLRDVPPSQVGEIVSLGPMSPMCYVGAPELNERYRTPDGWVRTGDLGRIDAGGYLHVVGRRKDVIIRGGVNISPAEVEALLATHPAVRDVVCVPVPDEVLGERLCACVVAEPAPTLQDLTAHLAEQGLEPRKFPERLVVVDALPLGAAGKVDRRAVQELVRP
- a CDS encoding CoA transferase — translated: MRFEVEALVPEVWAAFWNGLGTDGAAVRGGWKPYQFRYATATAPIPEALHTATRAATFRYITEVAAVSGASVCALHAPVEPIATPWRIRPTAGPATRTNGTDLVVFEAGRRIQAPLAAHLLGLLGATVIRVEPPGGDPLRGMPPMCQDTSARWLALNRGKGAVEIDLKDPADRQRLRDRLADADVFLHNWAPGNAERWRLAAPDLPDGIVYAYTSGWGGGELPDVPLGTDFMVQARTGLAELVRPSDEDPAPSLMTLVDVLGGLIGAEAVLAGVLTRRLTGRGVAVESSLLGAASALLAGTNGRPAPGFRVPVDGRVEGVDVVTDLAALPGDPRFAAVVGRDDRGCPALVSPWRFQ
- a CDS encoding acyl-CoA dehydrogenase family protein, which encodes MTGDSRLRQFVDEVVIPAESELDAGGGLDLRELARDAGLWARPLPAELGGGGQCLAGYFAVAEDEGRSDHGPDVVGSSSLLTVRMLTAHAQPELRDAVLTDLVAGRVHVGYAMTEPGVAGSDPSGLRTTAERGADGWWTVSGRKWFTSGAARADLVLVVARTGDAFSVIAVPARGIRVERELDVLGTGGQHEISFDAVRVPPTHLVGEPGQGLRLAGERLALGRTLRALRWTGQAQRCLDLLADRAVSRVLGDGVLADRQLVQRLAFESELEVRSARLLTREAAALVAAGERAPVEVSLAKVAAARALNTAVDAAIQVYGAEGLTAATGLPRLLRVARTARILDGADELHVTTTGRRLLTRRQVAPGR
- a CDS encoding MFS transporter, which codes for MRTVVTAVSTAAMAVSMLQLFVLGALGPVLVTELGVTEWQLGALVAAGFAVAALLSLPAGSLVDRVGPQRSLVGLFVVSAVALTVLAVAGSAWWIAVGVALGGVPQALANPATNKVVLAAVAPEHRGSVTGWKQSGVQLGAFVAGVPLASAAAVVDWRWGVGVLALLCLAGAAATARLAVPTPPAKSGSGDGVGDRVRALAAFSLALGFGLASVNTFFALYGVHRLELPAPVAAWLIALMGLVGIAGRVWWSGAAGKADDPAAVLPLLGLGSVVSVAVVAFADVAHWLVWFGAAGIGVFAVAGNAVSMVAVMRAVPQKLAGRAAAVASAGFFCGFAVGPPVTGLVVSRAGYTWLWVTVGAAFAVAAGIAFLVTRRTAVTV
- a CDS encoding vitamin K epoxide reductase family protein yields the protein MNRALAWLYVVGGGLGLTGAAALTLEKIAVLRDPSYVPTCSLNPVVSCGSVMDSPQAAVFGFPNPLLGIAGFAVVVTTGVAVLAGFEPPRWYRIALNAGTGLAVVFMHWLIAASLYDIHALCPYCLVVWIVTIPLFWYTTLDTWPRLEPVRRFHSTVLTLWYAVIVALVLAEFWDYWVSLV